Proteins from a genomic interval of Paenibacillus sp. FSL H8-0048:
- a CDS encoding histidine--tRNA ligase codes for MQNIKGTYDYFGREQAIRQKVRTTLQELFELYGFESMDTTMLNELELLTSKYAGGDEILREMYQLADQGGRRLGLRYDLTIPFAKVIALNPGIEFPCRRYEIGKVFRDGPVKKGRLREFLQCDADVAGIAGPQAEAELMQLAVEAFRRLEIPVVLKWNNRRFLGEILGAAFVPQQEQLSVMLTLDKLAKIGSGGVLAELTDKQLTAQTVTLISELLELANPGFAELVERYKLEGQPGTLEVLALQQLMDAVGLADVCVFDPFLSRGLSFYTGTVYEIFDATGGYSSSLGGGGRYDAIIGKLVGRDDIEYPTVGISFGMESIMALLGGRPAEPAERSGVLIVPIGGYMPQALIAAASLRSAGIRATVDTGTRRLKKTLAAASARGIRYVIMVGESEAALGNLRLKDMDLGSEKLVTAAEAVQLISMG; via the coding sequence ATGCAAAATATTAAAGGAACCTATGATTACTTCGGCCGGGAACAGGCCATCCGCCAGAAGGTGCGCACTACGCTGCAGGAGCTGTTCGAGCTGTACGGCTTCGAGTCCATGGATACGACTATGCTGAATGAGCTGGAGCTGCTGACCTCCAAATACGCCGGGGGCGATGAGATTCTGCGCGAAATGTACCAGCTGGCCGATCAGGGCGGGCGCAGGCTGGGGCTGCGGTACGATCTGACGATTCCTTTTGCCAAGGTGATTGCTCTCAATCCGGGAATCGAATTCCCCTGCCGGCGGTATGAGATCGGCAAGGTGTTCCGGGATGGTCCGGTCAAAAAAGGCCGCCTGCGCGAGTTCCTGCAATGTGACGCCGATGTCGCCGGCATTGCCGGTCCGCAGGCGGAAGCAGAGCTGATGCAGCTTGCGGTGGAAGCCTTCCGCAGACTGGAAATTCCGGTGGTGCTGAAGTGGAACAACCGCCGCTTTCTCGGTGAGATTCTGGGTGCGGCCTTTGTACCGCAGCAGGAGCAGCTCTCGGTGATGCTCACACTCGACAAGCTGGCTAAGATCGGCAGCGGCGGGGTGCTGGCTGAGCTGACTGACAAGCAGCTAACCGCTCAGACGGTTACGCTGATCTCGGAGCTGCTGGAGCTGGCGAACCCGGGATTCGCGGAACTGGTAGAACGGTACAAGCTGGAAGGACAGCCGGGCACGCTTGAAGTGCTTGCCTTGCAGCAGCTGATGGATGCGGTTGGACTTGCGGATGTGTGCGTGTTCGATCCGTTTTTGTCACGCGGGCTGTCATTCTATACAGGGACTGTATACGAAATCTTCGATGCCACAGGCGGCTATTCGTCCAGTCTGGGCGGCGGAGGGAGGTATGATGCCATCATCGGCAAGCTGGTCGGGCGTGACGATATCGAATATCCTACCGTGGGGATCTCCTTCGGCATGGAATCGATCATGGCCCTGCTGGGCGGGCGCCCGGCAGAACCGGCGGAACGTTCCGGCGTGCTGATCGTTCCGATCGGCGGATATATGCCGCAGGCTCTCATCGCTGCAGCTAGCCTGCGGTCCGCCGGCATCCGGGCCACGGTGGACACCGGCACGCGCAGGCTCAAAAAAACGCTGGCCGCCGCTTCAGCCAGAGGCATCCGCTACGTGATTATGGTCGGAGAGAGCGAAGCCGCTCTCGGCAATCTCCGGCTGAAGGATATGGACCTGGGGAGCGAGAAACTGGTTACGGCGGCGGAGGCGGTTCAGTTGATTTCGATGGGCTGA
- a CDS encoding phosphotransferase enzyme family protein: MKVKAATRNIVLQALKAYELDWTKIEYVKESDSITFKIETENKQQLLLRIHGERCSREEILSELEWLRHLSQSAELVVPVGLPDSSGSYILETRSEAGSEAQQLNYVTLMRWVEGKHSEGDLPDEQLYAVGVMLAGMHQAGGQFAPSAAFTRPAWGADSFRKEWDKLEKHHSALVPEAWWKLYQAAAVRILDEAEAMLPDDSNYGLIHGDLHGGNVVFAEGEPRAIDFGRCGYGFYLYDLAAALLELSTEQRRSLIGGYSSIRALEPDYERKLECFFIMIMIGNYSHHISNPDELPSLREEQPYALAYLKEYLADSRFLFHRIQPIEIN, encoded by the coding sequence ATGAAAGTAAAAGCAGCAACAAGGAATATAGTACTCCAAGCGCTCAAGGCATACGAATTAGATTGGACAAAAATTGAATATGTAAAGGAATCCGATAGTATCACGTTCAAGATCGAGACGGAAAACAAGCAGCAGCTGCTGCTGCGGATTCATGGCGAACGGTGCAGCCGGGAGGAGATTCTGTCGGAGCTGGAATGGCTCAGACATCTCAGTCAGTCGGCGGAGCTGGTTGTCCCCGTGGGGCTGCCGGATTCAAGCGGCAGTTATATCCTGGAGACTCGAAGTGAAGCTGGCAGTGAAGCGCAGCAGCTTAACTATGTTACCCTGATGCGTTGGGTCGAAGGGAAGCATTCGGAGGGCGATCTGCCGGATGAGCAGCTCTACGCTGTAGGCGTCATGCTGGCCGGGATGCATCAAGCGGGCGGACAGTTTGCCCCCTCTGCAGCGTTCACCCGTCCGGCATGGGGAGCGGACAGCTTCCGCAAGGAATGGGATAAGCTGGAGAAGCATCATTCGGCGCTGGTCCCGGAAGCTTGGTGGAAGCTCTATCAGGCTGCGGCTGTTAGAATTTTGGATGAAGCCGAAGCCATGCTGCCGGATGACAGCAACTATGGTCTGATTCACGGTGATCTCCACGGCGGGAATGTGGTGTTCGCTGAAGGAGAGCCGCGTGCCATTGATTTTGGCCGCTGCGGCTATGGCTTCTACCTCTATGATCTGGCAGCTGCTCTGCTGGAACTGTCCACGGAACAGCGCAGAAGCTTGATAGGGGGCTATAGCAGCATCCGTGCGCTGGAGCCGGATTACGAACGGAAGCTGGAGTGCTTCTTCATTATGATCATGATCGGGAACTATAGCCACCACATCTCTAATCCTGACGAACTCCCCAGCTTGCGGGAGGAACAGCCCTATGCACTGGCCTATCTAAAGGAGTATCTGGCGGACTCCCGGTTTCTGTTTCATAGAATTCAGCCCATCGAAATCAACTGA
- a CDS encoding CD3324 family protein: MKYVNADLVLPQQLLQEVQKYMQGGMLYIPKPEGQRKRWGESSGGRSYLSARNQSIREQYASGLSVTELAEQFCLSGDSIKKIVYGSKQRG; encoded by the coding sequence ATGAAATATGTAAATGCAGACCTGGTATTACCGCAGCAGCTGCTGCAGGAGGTTCAGAAATATATGCAGGGCGGGATGCTCTATATCCCGAAGCCCGAGGGACAGCGCAAGCGGTGGGGGGAGAGTTCAGGCGGCAGATCCTACTTAAGCGCCCGGAACCAGTCCATTCGTGAGCAATATGCCAGCGGACTAAGCGTAACTGAGCTGGCGGAGCAATTCTGCCTGTCGGGCGACAGCATCAAGAAGATTGTCTATGGAAGCAAGCAGAGAGGGTAG